gagaggcacggccgtgactctcgcgaaagcacaaccgagcctctcgcgaaagcaaaaccgtgactctcgcgaaagaaaaaaaaacagaaaacgcgtattttttccCTTTTCCAGAGGCACAGGCGTGACTTTCACATAAGCACAACNNNNNNNNNNNNNNNNNNNNNNNNNNNNNNNNNNNNNNNNNNNNNNNNNNNNNNNNNNNNNNNNNNNNNNNNNNNNNNNNNNNNNNNNNNNNNNNNNNNNNNNNNNNNNNNNNNNNNNNNNNNNNNNNNNNNNNNNNNNNNNNNNNNNNNNNNNNNNNNNNNNNNNNNNNNNNNNNNNNNNNNNNNNNNNNNNNNNNNNNNNNNNNNNNNNNNNNNNNNNNNNNNNNNNNNNNNNNNNNNNNNNNNNNNNNNNNNNNNNNNNNNNNNNNNNNNNNNNNNNNNNNNNTTTCTCTTTCCgacaggcacggccgtgactctcgcgaaagcacaaccgtgccactcgtagaagcaaaaccgtgactctcgcaaaagaaaaaaaaaatagaaaacgcgttttttttcgtttccgaaaggcacggccgtgactctcgctaaagcacaaccgtgcctctcgcgaaagaaaaaccgTGATTTTCGCGacaggaaaaaaaagaaaacgcattttttcgcgcAAAAAATAATTCGATTTTTTAATCGAAAAGATAAGAAAGACcgggggaaaaccaaaacgtcgaaaaaacccaGAAAAagtcgtttaaaaagccgaaaacgcatgcggaaaaataaaaaaacaaaatccgaagggagcgtctagagcgcgacacgtggtgaatggctgagagcgcgccaagtgacgctgatcattgcgaggctcccgaaggagcgctcgttaactagttgctccctggTTACCCTGCATTATTCTCGACAACTCCACACATGCTTCTAATTTTTTTTAGTACCCGaaacggcaggtggccaagagtgaTTTGCGCTCTGCACAAAGACATCACATCAGCGATAGCTTCTTTCGCCATCCATAGATGCTCGAAACTGCGATACAGAAAGAATAAGACACATCCAAGACGAGTCATGTAGAAACACCAAACAGCCCCAACGGCACTGATCGGCGATTTCAACGGGTGGGCGAAGGCGAGCGAGGCTACTGGCAACGAGAAAAGATCGCTACTTGTGTCTCCCTAGGTGGGTGATGCGGAGGCCTATGGTTGTGTTTGGTTGAGCTGTAAATTCTTGAAAAGCTGTTGTGGAAAAGCTGAAGGTTGTTTAGTAATGACTGTGAAACTATAGATTTGGATGTGAATTGTCTATAATGCCCTGGGGTCTGACTGAATATGTTTACATGCTAACTGACCATAAAGCAGTGATATGCGCATTCGTAGTTAATGGAACGATCATTTTGCAGTTTAGGTGATTCCTAGCTAACACGAGCATAGCACTAATTACAATTTGCAACATACCACAATCCATTCACACATATACTTGAAAATGCACTAGAGCAGCAATATGTAGCAACTACTAATGAAAATGTTCTTCCAGTATAGGAGTACAATCTATGGCTATTAATAGTTAAATAAAAACATAAAAAATCAAGAACAAAGAAGGATAGATCGGGATGACGGATGGAGGGAGGAGGTACAGGAGTAGGTGGCTGGTGCGCCGCTGCCAGTGCCGCCGGCCAGCCAAACCAGGTCAACCagatgagggaggaggagggggagggatggAGGGAGAGTGGAGGACGGAATAGGGGAGGGAGGAGGAGACCAGAGGGCTCGTGCGTCGGAGGCGGCGCAGCCCGCCGCGAGTAGGGTCGTCGTGAGCAAgggatgtcggggatataccccgcggcgtaaactggTCGGAagtgtaacccggccggacttggcggtgtaTTTGAAGACCCTGCTGGCACTTGGCGGTTCACCgggcgacccgtttggacctggcggttcatgactcattggtaacccggcaggtgagtgcgaggagcgacaagacctggtggcccaacgggcggttcatgaaggccggttcatactatggtggaccggtttaagaggaaaggcatgaggaatatttaccttacaaggagttaagaccaggacttgtatccggtttgtattagagatagactagtcctaatcctaataggactccacatgtaaaccgcccttcaacatatataaggaggggcagggctccccaaagggggagggGCGACAAGCaagagaaacaatcttagggctagatacaaagaggagagctggtttacgacgactccctcgtgatgataatgagacctagcctcaaatagCATGTAGGATTGTtattggatgatgtttcccgggcccgaagctgtctaaatccctgtcttgtgttgcgtctcaacccctctcaagctaccacatagatgcgttggccttacGACTaaatcctgacactaaggacatctgccgtgacaaatccacgacagttggcgtccatcgtagggcctgcgcacggtggtgttgagttcttggagggatctattTCTGAGATTGAGAAATTCGCGATGTATTGGATGAAAGAGAGCCGGCGCAGAAGATGCCTGGTGAACTGTCAAAGCGACATATACAAGATTTAAGATCAACAGAAAATTATGGTTGCCTCTAGGCACCAGCGCCAGATGATCCGTCGAGGCCGGGTTAATTTTTGCTGCCGctgcaagttgaagtatcgtatccGAAATCAATCGGTACGAGATACGAGATACAGGTCGGCGGGTTCAACAGATTTTACGGCTCCGTGTCCGTTCCTAATTCGGAGGTCTAACCTTACTCTGATGGTTGTTGCTCCCAAGGTAAATCATGACAGCAAAGGCAAAGCTAGCGGCATATACGTCAATCAGTCATTGTCACTACTTTTCCTGCCTGAAGCCCGAGTCAAATCCAAAGAACCCCCAAGCGTTTCCACTAGTACTATAAAAAAGGATAGTACTGTTTGAGTACTAGTAGATCGGGAAAAGAACAAGGAAATTATTGGATTGGCTGGCTACAATTGCGGGAACACGTGAAAACAAAAGGAGCAGCTGCGACCTGGAGAAGGACTCGAGCAGGATTGGTAAAAGAAAAACATCGTTCATGAGCGCCTCTGCTGCCACTGGCCGCAGACTGGACCGGCACCCTACCTGGTCAGCCGTTACCCACACGGCCTCCCACGCAGGCGTCTCCCCCGCCCTCTGCCTCCGTGCCTCCACTGCTACAGCAGCCGCGATCATCTGGCAAAAACAAAATCAGGTACTatctattttatgtattttatcagTATACGGGTTAAATTATTTGAAAACGATTACTCTGGTTTGTGATATTTTTTTCACAGGATCAGTGTTCATTATAAAGGTGTGCGTAAGGGACGTGCGCTTACATCACTATTGCACTAGCAATTATCCATGCCGTGCTGCCGGACGAATACGTGCGCAAGTCGTCATCCCTGTGGCCCGGTTTACATACACTTGTCGGGACCGCGCTCGCGATTGACTCGCCGTCCGCCCGGTTTACCGCCCCGCAATTAACTCGCCTGACCATATGGAGCATTACTACCATCTATCGTTCacaaacatcaggtgatatccatccagttTACATTTATCAGTACTTATTAATTTTTTGAAAACAATCACTCTGCCCTATAGTATTGTCATATACAGCCGTTGCCCATGCGGTCTGGTTTGCATCAACACGTCGGCCGACTCGCTCGCCCGCCTTCGCCGCCGGTTCACatgtccgcgccggtttacaacgcgGAGGATAACTGGCTTGTCTGTGCCGGCTTACAAGGCCGCGGCTGACTCATCACTCTGAAGCCGTTTCTGATGCTGCGGTGGTTTACCGTCCGCCCAAACATCAGGTGGTATTCATCTAAAATTATGTATTGCAACTTATTtcttgtcaaagaacaattactctgtcATGTATATTTTTACACAGGACAATTTTTATGCCATTCATGGACACGCGTATCacggtccggtttacatcaacgcgccggctgactcgcccgtccgcaccatCTTACAACACTACGGACGACTCGCCTGTCCGCCCTGGCCACCGGTTCATACGTCCGCGCCGATTTACAAAAGCGGAGAACAACTcgctcgtccgcaccggtttacgcgCCGGCCAACTCTCCGTCCGCCGGTTTACAATACCCGCGGCCGGTTCATGCGTCCACACCGGTTTAGAACACCAGTGCCGACTCTCCtcgtctgcaccggcttacaacgctgcggccgactcatctgtctgtgccgcctgTGATGCTGCGATCGTCTTTGTCGTCCGCCCCCGcggtctggtctacatcaacataccgggccgcacttgTCTGGATGAACTATTTATTgactatgagcaagtcactacttgggaagcccggttttcttccaataaATTGGAgggaaattatcatatattatcagccgccgtctgcactggatggttcaatgggtaggcgcacaagtcgccgccactacagtttggttaacttcaagtcgccagttggaaggaaccattggccgagttgctgacacggctcatatgggatcatttacaacccgccgcagtcacctcaatcttctatggattcacatcgtgctatcaacgccaatgatatacaaattatgacggtttatatcacggtcaaatatggagaatctcaagccaactcctcgagtcaccttgagacttgggggctataatgatatgacttagcaaacgttgccggttttcagtgaagtcaagaacccaatacgttggagggagagataacccggtcccggattcacatcgtgctgtcagaaggtttccagattagaaagtatatgacagttacaaaatccaggctcaatgaagaagtttcgggtcatcagaaaaggattccggtttacaatccggtacaagggaaatttgttctccaataaagctctgaagctctcaaatccggtttaagaatttcaggttcaaaaaggaattaacttctcgcaagttcgagtttaaaggccgtcagaaaatttccagctAAAAATGAaaattctggtttaaaatccggttcaagagaaagatgtcccccacaaagctttgaaggtctccatatccggttcaagatcccggttcaaagatgaatttatctcttgcaaaaagttaaaaattaccgaagaggacctgctgccacgatgcgcggttcaaacatggatatcccgccttactggcctgacatattattgatcacatgggggcttctgcttcataaagcggggtctctgttcttttacatcatgcgtggttacacggagctgttctgttttaaagcggcccccggtttaccccttgaaaattttataaacatcacttgggggcttggtcgtgtccgaaccaatgcaataccttttgataggcgaaagccgccAGATCACTtgaggacttggtcacgtctgaaccagtcatgcctcttgatcggcctaaggccaaaaAATCACTTGGGGGATtgttcgaacccgaaccattgccacgcctcttgatcggcgagagccaccagatcacttgggaacttggtcacgtctgaatcagtcatgcctcttgatcagcctaaggccacagaatcacttgggggcttggttgaaCCCGTATTGGCTATTtgaattgcgccattggaattatgcgcttataaatcattgggtatattattcaaatagccaacatggctggatttttattatggttatcaataaccagtattatgattaaggttttcaaagtcgctttagcgcaatggctatcatattatcaatagatatgatttattctacaattgaaggaatagtcccgagttgctgcaggcttacgacccggcacttgggggctacattatttcagttgaaattacatcaaatacacaagtctcatggcgctgcaagcatgcaccatgacacttgggggctaatgcaaagtcatttttttactagtcttattgaagacccgactcatcatattataatgagccggcccttgggggctaccaattgcacttgtcaacaatttaaggtacacaagttttcgtccataatattgaggGATCCATtgcttagttggtaaagcacaaagctcttaaccttgtggacatgggttcaagccctgcgatggaagctacattataatatgttattttcattgaagtatatatcaagtcccggttcagtattatcttactaagccgacccttgggggctacacgctgCTGTTCAAATTTatatgatcatatctacaaagttcctgctcattattgcataataacctgactcttgggggctacattggttgaagtttttatgagtataaggcaattacaagtcccaggttgctgcaagcataacaacccggcacttgggggctacatatgtggaatattcagttgtgACTAGTAACTGAGATGAACaatctggatttcttcaaggttgcaacatttacacaagtcttaagctatcattatgttctccccttaagacttgggggctacaggtaatatgcgtataaagaaggaacatcttcaaattctcagtttttggCAAATCAGGAAGATTAATGGTGTgatccggcgttggcaacaatcataacccggcatcTATAAACGGTCATAATCTGGgatcatcagtttttataacccggccgttttggtaatgataaaccggcaagtttttacatcttcaaaccggctgagtatcaaatgaatatttcaagaccaatatttcttaaaccgaCGATTTGGGAGCcggctcaagtggattattcttcacaatatttttctgtgagaaaccaatgtcagcaaatggaGTATGACGCTGgcttattgacctggattttctagaaggaggaaatgacaaagaaattaaggatgatcagatgccggtttacaagaattcttaacccggagcataatctgtcaaaATTGTTCTTGTATCTGTTTTAcatgatcagtttaacatggataaatccaaattaaactgggggctaatgtcggggatataccccgcggcataaaccggccggaagtataacccggccggacttggcggtttatttgaagACCCTGCTGGCACTTGGCGGTTCACCgggcgacccgtttggacctggcggttcacgGCTCATTGGTAACCCGGCAGGTGGGTgcaaggagcgacaagacctggtggcccaacgggcggttcatgaaggccggttcatactatggtgggccggtttaagaggaaaggcatgaggaatatttaccttacaaggagttaagaccaggacttgtatccggtttgtattagagatagattagtcctaatcctaataggactccacatgtaaactgtcccttcaacatatataaggaggggcaggactCCCCAAAGGGGGAGGGGCGACAAGCaagagaaacaatcttagggctagatacaaagaggagagccggtttacggcgactccctcgtgatgataatgagacctagcctcaaacagcatgtagggttgttaccggatgatgtttcccgggcccgaagctgtctaaatccctgtcttgtgttgtgtctctcgattctgctcaacccctctgaagctaccacatagatgtgttggcctcacgactaagtcctgacactaaggacatctgccgtgacaaatccacgacaagggAGGAAGAGGAatgaaggagggaggaggaggaggaaggagagggggggAGACCAGTCGTCGGCACGCCCGCGGTCAGTGGCGGCCATCCCTATCTGTGGGTTCCTAGAGGCGGCGACTCTTTTCCTGTCTCGTGGGAGTGTGAGAccttcaaaatgaaaaaaaagttaGCATTATCGCTACCTACCGGTAGCTGCCCAGCCAATCAGCTAGTGACACCTGGTATTGTATTTTGATTCATGTGTTGTATAAAAAGTATTTCAATGTATATGAGATATTAGTATTTCAGCAGCTGATCCACTAGCATAGTACTACTTTTGTCAGACTAGTGGGCCTGGAGTACTACTTATTGTCACGCAAGGACATGCTTGCATCCGCCTCTTTCTCTCTCCTCTAGAAACAAATCCATGGCCTTTATTTCATCTTACCCAATTAAGAATATTCATATTTTTTAAAACATAAGGTCGtatttgaaataatttatatatttgaACTTCTGGTGCATAGACATTTAGAATTAGACCAATCTTGGATAAATTTGAAACACGTTAAATTTCAACATTTCACATTTTGTACATGAAACAAAAACATTTCAGTTGAAAAATGTGAAATAAACCTTTTTCAATAGAAATACGTGGAACCAACCTATTTCACTAGAAACATATTGCCCGGAGTACTACTTATTGTCACGTAAGGACATGCTTGCATCCGCCTCTTTCTCTCTCCTCTACAAACAATTCCATGGACTTTATTTCATCTTACCCAATTAAGaatattcatatcttttaaaccataagGTCAtatttgaaataatttatatatttgaACCTCTAGCGAATAGACATTTACCGATCTTGGATAAATTTTATACACATTAAACTTCGCCATTTCACATTTTGTACATGAAACAAACACATTTCACTTGAAAAATGTGAAACAAACCTTTTTCAATAGAAATACATGGAACCCAACCTATTTCACTAGAAACATATTTTAACCCAAATATGAAACTAAAATGACAACTTGTGAAACTGATTATTTGGAAATGTGTAACATTTTATTTTGAAATTGTGAAATATGTCATTTCACAAATGTGCAATTGAAATTTATGTGTTTTTTGTGAAACAAGCAAGTAATATATTTCAGAATTGTGAGAAATAACTACATAAAGTGAATTTGTAATGTATGATTTTGAAATTGttttttttagaaatgtgaaatAGTCTATTTCAAAAGTGTGAGATAAATCATTTTACAAAACTGATTATTTGGAAATGTGTAACATTTTATTTTGAAATTGTGAAATATGTCATTTCACAAATGTGCAATTGAAATTGATGTGTTTTTTGTGAAACAAGCAAGTAACATATTTCAGAATTGTGAGAAATAACTACATAAAGTGAATTTGTAATGTATGATTTTGaaattgattttttttagaaatgtgaaatAGTCTACTTCAAAAGTGTGAGATAAGTCATTTTACAAAAGTGCAAATGAAATAAATGTGATATTTGTGAAACATTCTAGTAACATATTTCAGAATTATGAAAATAATAACTACAGAAAGTGAAATTGTTGTATACAATTGTGAAAGTAATTATTTGAAAATGTGAAATGGTGTATTTCAAAAATGTGAAATTGTAATATACGATTGTGAgaatggttatatgaaaaatataaCATATTTCACTCTTTTGAATATAACGGTTATACATTTCCATAACCTAtatgtttcacttttatttttagttACTATTTCACAATTAAAAACATATGTTTCACTTTTCACTGGCTTGTCTCATAGAAAACATCTATTTCACTCATTATAAATTGTTTCACATTTTCAAAGAATCGGTTTCACAAGTTGACATTTATGTATCATTTTTTTTCACTTTCATAACATATATTTCACTTTCCACTGTCTTGTTTCACAAATAACACATTTTTCATGTgaaatatataaattatttttaaaaCAAGCTTATGCTTTAAAAGATATAAATGTTTTCAATTAGCTAAGATGAAATAAAGTCCGAGGATTTGTTCGCGCGGGAGAGAGAAGAGATAgccacatgtgtgtgtgtgtgtgtgtgtgtgtgagagagagagagagagagagagagagagagagctgtcaCATCCATGTCAGCCATGTAAGGACAATGATGAAGGCCCATAGTTGTATTAGACATTACCAGTAGCTACCGTTAACGCGCAAAAAGAGTTTCTGGCGAGACCTCTAGCTCGTTCTTTCGTGGGAGGGGAGAAAGCAACGAAGGGGTATGACTTGGCAGTGGCATTTGTGGGTAAATACTACTCAATTTCATGGGGCACCTAAAAATGGATGGTTTAGAAGCTGGAAAGTTGGGGCACCCGGCTTTGAAATTTACACTACAGAGGAGTTACAGATTCTCAAAAGCCGTTGTGAAAATTTAGCTTATACAAAGCGGGagttggtacaaaaagcccaaccaAGCACAGCCTAAGCGGCCTTTCAAGGTATACAAGGTCTCCATTAGAGATCCGCAAGTGAGATGCTTTAAAAACTTCCCCTAAAAAGTGATTTTTGGCAGTGGCGCATGACGCATCTTGGCCTCTTCTCCCTCGCCGCCGCGCCCGTTAGTTTTCCAGAATAAGAAGGAAGGGCAGAGTACGTGCTACAAGCGACAAAAATGCGTTGGCCATATGATTCGAAGCAGTTTGTTAGCCAGCTCAGCCGCATGCATGCCGCTCCCTATTCCCGCTAGCTGCATGTCATTGCCAGATGGGCATGAATCTTGCATGCTTTAGGCACGGGGTTGCTCCAAATGCTGGGGCAGCGGCATCAATGATCAGCTTGGCCTCATCTTCAAGATCTCTGTTGTTGTTTCTGGATGAACTTCAGCAGCAACGTACAGCCAAATGTTGTGTGCAGCAACAGCCCTCGTAGAGTCCACATCTATAAGTAATCGACCGTCCATTCCACCTTGATTACAATTATTTTTTTTGAGACAGTACAATCAAAGTCGTTCACATAtggtcatccctatgaacgcatgcATGCACATTCTAACATTATGAGCGCCTTCGAAAGATTGAGCCGGCATAGCATCTGTACGAAGCCATTTTCGTCTATTTTCTTGTGATGAAAAACCAATAAGCAGAAGACATGGCAATTTTACTGTATACAGCTAATATATGTTGCTTTCAGCTTGTGATGAATGCATGGCGAATATTTAGCACGTCAGCAGCATGCAAAAGGAAAATGAAGACGCAGGTGCATGTGTGCAGCTAAGAGCAGGGGGGACTACTGAAGCACGGACAAACGGTTCACCGCTCGTCGGCCGTACGTCGCGCGCTCCACCGCCACCAACAAGGCTTCACGTGTGCTCAAGCTGCGCTCTATATATATGTATATCTAACTACGCGGTGCCGCCACCGCGGGAGGAGGTCTCAGAGAAACTTCATTTCTCCTGAGACCCTTCCGGCGGTGAGGGAGGCGCCGGCCGGCCGTAACATGGCGGCGGGCTCCCTAATGGCGAGGAGCCCCCTCCACATTCTACTGTACGTCCTCGCCACCCTTGCCGTGACCGCGGCGGCAGAGGCGCCCACGCAGAAGGCACCGTTGCCGGCCTATAACGTCACCGCCGACGAGGAGTACTGGGCGAAGCGAGCGGAGGAGGCCCGCGCTTATAGCCGTGCGGCCTACGTGAGCGACCCCGTCGCGGAGCTCAACCGCTTCAACCGGGACGTGCACCGGGCGACGGCGCGGCGGTCGCTGGCGAGGAGGTACGGTGGCCGCCCGTGCGTGGCGACGAACCCCATCGACCGGTGCTGGCGCTGCCGCGCCGACTGGGCCAGCGACCGGCAGCGCCTCGCCACCTGCGCGCGCGGCTTCGGCCACAAcgcggcgggcggcgccggcggccggacgtACGTGGTCACCGATCCCAGCGACGACGAACTCATCGTCCCCAAGAAGGGCACGCTCCGGTTCGGCGTGATCCAGGACCGGCCGCTGTGGATCGTCTTCGGGCGGTCCATGGTCATCAGACTCTCCCAGGAGCTCATCGTGAACAGCAACAAGACGATCGACGGGCGCGGCGCGCAGGTGCACATCACGGGGGCACAGATGACGCTGCAGGGCGTGAGGCACGTGATCATCCACAACGTCCACATCCACCACTCCGTGCCGCACTCGGGCGGCATGATCCGGGATTCCAAGCACCACTACGGGCGGCGCACCCGGAGCGACGGCGACGGCGTCTCCATCCTCTCCTCCAGCAGCGTGTGGATCGACCACGGGTCCATGTCCAGCTGCGCCGACGGCCTCATCGACGTGGTCAGCGGCTCCACCGCCATCACCGTGTCCAACAGCCACTTCACCAAGCACGACCACGTTATGCTGTTCGGCGCCAGCAACACGGAGGAGCAGGACAGGATGATGCAGGTCACCGTCGCGTTCAACCACTTCGGCAAGGGGCTGGTGCAGCGGATGCCCCGCTGCCGCTTCGGCTTCTTCCAGGTGGTGAACAACGACTACACGCACTGGCAGATGTACGCCATCGGCGGCAACCGGGACCCCACCATCATCAGCCAAGGGAACCGGTTCATCGCGCCCGACGACGGCAACGCCAAGGAGGTGACCAAGCGGGAGTACGCGCCCTACACCGAGTACAAGGACTGGGTGTGGAAGTCGCAGGGGGACGTGATGATGAACGGGGCCTTCTTCAACGAGTCCGGCGGCCAAAACGAGCGCAGGTACGGCAACATGGACTTCATCCCGGCCAAGCACGGCAGGTATGTCGGGCAGCTCACGCGGTTCGCCGGCGTGCTCGACTGCCGCATCGGCAAGCCGTGCTAGTAACTTCAATTGTGCCGCCTTGCCGGCTCATTAATTGTCGTCTCTCCGGGTGCAACTTGTGATTTAAAAGGTCACAAAGTTTTACACGCGTGCGTGTAACTCGTGTGTGGTAAC
This portion of the Triticum dicoccoides isolate Atlit2015 ecotype Zavitan chromosome 7A, WEW_v2.0, whole genome shotgun sequence genome encodes:
- the LOC119330563 gene encoding pectate lyase-like; translated protein: MAAGSLMARSPLHILLYVLATLAVTAAAEAPTQKAPLPAYNVTADEEYWAKRAEEARAYSRAAYVSDPVAELNRFNRDVHRATARRSLARRYGGRPCVATNPIDRCWRCRADWASDRQRLATCARGFGHNAAGGAGGRTYVVTDPSDDELIVPKKGTLRFGVIQDRPLWIVFGRSMVIRLSQELIVNSNKTIDGRGAQVHITGAQMTLQGVRHVIIHNVHIHHSVPHSGGMIRDSKHHYGRRTRSDGDGVSILSSSSVWIDHGSMSSCADGLIDVVSGSTAITVSNSHFTKHDHVMLFGASNTEEQDRMMQVTVAFNHFGKGLVQRMPRCRFGFFQVVNNDYTHWQMYAIGGNRDPTIISQGNRFIAPDDGNAKEVTKREYAPYTEYKDWVWKSQGDVMMNGAFFNESGGQNERRYGNMDFIPAKHGRYVGQLTRFAGVLDCRIGKPC